Genomic window (Candidatus Limnocylindrales bacterium):
GGTCCGAAGTCTCGCGAACATCCCGCGCTTCTTTTCGGATCCGTTCACGCTGACCACGGTGCGCGAGAACGTCGACATCCGCCCGGTTCTGGTCACGACGTTTGCAGTCAACTACGCGATCTCGGGAAACAACCCGTGGAGCTATCACGCGTTCAACCTGATCGTGCACCTGCTCACCGCGCTGATGGTGTTCGTGCTGGTGCGCGACCACATCTGGTGGCCGGCTTCGCGCCGCGGGCCGGACGGAGGCGCGCGTCTGCCGGCGGCCGCTGCTGCACTGTTCTTCGCGCTCGCGCCCATCAACAACCAGGCGCTGAATTACATGTGGGCGCGTTCGGCGCTGCTGTGCACGGCGTTCTACGTCGCGGCGTTCCTTGCAATCATGAACCGGCGCGTCTTCGCCGCAGTGCTTCTCCATGTGCTTGCGCTGCTGACCAAGGCCATCGCACTTACGCTTCCGGCTGTCTTCGTCGCGTACGACTTTCTCTATCGCGACCGAAAGCGGCACCCGACGCTGCGCGCGTGGCTCAGGGACTGGAAGGAGCTGATTCCGCCGGTTGCGCCGCTGGCCGCGATCAACGTCGTCTACCTTTTCTTCCGTTCGAGGATGCTTCCCGACTGGGCCAACGATGCGCTGCACGAGCCGTGGGTCACCCCGTGGATCTGGTTCATCAGCCAGTGGTCGGCGCTGCTGCACTACGTGCGAATCTTCTTCCTGCCGTACGGTCTGTCGGTGGACACGGATTTTCCGTACACGATGCACGTTGCCGAACTGCGGGCATGGGGATCGCTGATCGTGATCCTCGCGTGGGTCGGGCTCGCGCTGCGCTACTCGAAGAGATACCCGCACGTCGCGTTCGCCACATGCTGGTTCTTCATCACGCTTGCGACCGAGTCCACGTTTACGCCGCTTTCCGAAGTCGTCAATGACCACCGGCCGTATCTCGCTTCGGCGCTCGGCCTGAGCGTGCTCGCGGCGTGGCTGGTTGATAGCGCGGCAAGGCTTACCGCGAGGATGACGGGTGGAAACCGGCGCGTCGTGTTTGCGGCCATCGTTGCGGTGCTCTGCGTCGGTGCGGCGGCGCTGGGCCATCGCCGGACATGGCAGTGGTCCGACGAGCTGCGCCTGTGGGAGTCGACCGTCGCGGCGAGCCCGAACAACGGGCGCGCGTGGATGAACGCCGGGCTGGCGTCGATGAATCGCGGCAATCTCAAGGAAGCCAAGCGGCGCTTCGAGAAAGCCCGTGAGCTGATGCCCACGTATCCGTACCTGCACATGAACCTGAGCACGCTCGCGATCGCGGAAAAGCGCCCGAAGGACGCCGTCGAATCGGCGCGCCAGGCCGTACGATTCGCACCAAAGCTTGCGCGCACGCATTTCTATCTCGGCGTCGCGCTCGACGAGCAGGAAAACTACGCCGAATCCGTGCAGGAGTTCCGGCGCGCGATCGAGCTCGATCCGAACGATTACAAGGCGCGCCAGCTTCTGGAAAAAGCCACGTCGCTGCTCGCGGCGCAGGATGCCGCCAAGGCCGAAGCCGCGATGATGTCCGAGGGCCTGCGCCTGCTCGACGTCGATCACGACAGCGCCCGTGCGATCGCCGTGTTCCGCTCGCTGCTCGAACGCAATCCGGAGCACTACGGCGCGACGTTCCAGCTCGCCCGCGCGCTGGATACGGCCGGCAAGCAGGCCGAAGCGCGGCCAGTGTGGGAAAAAATGCTTACGCTCGCGCAGCAGGCGAAGGATACGCAGACCGAGACGAAGGTGCGCGAGCGGCTGGCGAAGAAGGCGACCTGAGCGCTGCTCCGGTTGCAGCCACGATCGCAAAGCACGCCCATGCAATGCTGAGAAAGCGTGCGGCCGTCTCGCGCAGCAGCATTTCAGCGCCTGTCGTAGTCGCCGATATACGTCCCGCGACTGATCCCGAGCATGCTCAGGAAGAACGACGAGAACATCGTCTGCACTCCGAGGAAGAACCACATCGACCAGAAGATCACGCCGCGCATCTGCGAGAACTCGCCGAAATCGCCGCCGGCCCAGCTGCGAAATACCGAAATGTCGCCGACGAGCCCGACGAGTGTCAGGATCAGCCCGACGATGAGGCCGGTCTCGAGCTTGACGTTGCGCAGAAGGCCTCCGAGCGACGACCTTTCCGCCGGTGCGAAGCGCTCCGAATGGCTGAAGACCCTCGCGAACATCCCGATCGAGAGAATCTGCACGCCGAGCAGCACGAAGATCATTCCGAAGAACATCGTGTGGATGTCGAACTCGACGCGACCGATGTGGTGCGGCCCGGAAAACAGCCAGAGCACCATCAGCATGCCGACGGTCGCGAGCACCGCCCCCGGAGCGAGGAACAGCCAGTTCGGCGCGTACAGCAGCATGAACCGCAAATGCCGCCATCCGTCCGGAAAGCTTCGCAGATGCGGCGGGCGCCCGCGCCGGTCGGGCCACAGCGTGATCGGAATCTCGGTCATGCGGATGCCGAGTCGCGACGCCTTGATCACGAACTCGGATGCGAACTCCATTCCGGTCGTGCGCAGGTCCATGCGCTGGTAGGCGTCCTTCGTAAAGCCGCGCATCCCGCAATGTGCGTCGCCGATGCCGGAGCGGAACAGCAGGTTGAGGATTCCCGACAGCACCGGATTGCCGACGTAGCGGTGCAGCCACGGCATCGCGCCGGGCTTGATCTCGCCGCGCATGCGGTTGCCCATCACCACTTCGTAACCGGCCTGCCACTTCTCGACGAAGCGCGGGAGCTCGAGGAAATCGTAGCTGTCGTCGGCGTCGCCCATCACGATGAACGTGCCGCGGGCTTCCTCGATGCCTTTGCGCAGCGCATGCCC
Coding sequences:
- a CDS encoding tetratricopeptide repeat protein, translated to MKALLTFPLGGRRFTQLFVAALIAGLAIAYANGFGIGFYFDDSYGIQENPAVRSLANIPRFFSDPFTLTTVRENVDIRPVLVTTFAVNYAISGNNPWSYHAFNLIVHLLTALMVFVLVRDHIWWPASRRGPDGGARLPAAAAALFFALAPINNQALNYMWARSALLCTAFYVAAFLAIMNRRVFAAVLLHVLALLTKAIALTLPAVFVAYDFLYRDRKRHPTLRAWLRDWKELIPPVAPLAAINVVYLFFRSRMLPDWANDALHEPWVTPWIWFISQWSALLHYVRIFFLPYGLSVDTDFPYTMHVAELRAWGSLIVILAWVGLALRYSKRYPHVAFATCWFFITLATESTFTPLSEVVNDHRPYLASALGLSVLAAWLVDSAARLTARMTGGNRRVVFAAIVAVLCVGAAALGHRRTWQWSDELRLWESTVAASPNNGRAWMNAGLASMNRGNLKEAKRRFEKARELMPTYPYLHMNLSTLAIAEKRPKDAVESARQAVRFAPKLARTHFYLGVALDEQENYAESVQEFRRAIELDPNDYKARQLLEKATSLLAAQDAAKAEAAMMSEGLRLLDVDHDSARAIAVFRSLLERNPEHYGATFQLARALDTAGKQAEARPVWEKMLTLAQQAKDTQTETKVRERLAKKAT
- a CDS encoding glycosyltransferase family 2 protein; protein product: MTEDAPQVSVVIPCLNEARTIDACVDKAISAFARAGVRGEVVVSDNGSTDGSVDLAGAHGARVVHAALKGYGHALRKGIEEARGTFIVMGDADDSYDFLELPRFVEKWQAGYEVVMGNRMRGEIKPGAMPWLHRYVGNPVLSGILNLLFRSGIGDAHCGMRGFTKDAYQRMDLRTTGMEFASEFVIKASRLGIRMTEIPITLWPDRRGRPPHLRSFPDGWRHLRFMLLYAPNWLFLAPGAVLATVGMLMVLWLFSGPHHIGRVEFDIHTMFFGMIFVLLGVQILSIGMFARVFSHSERFAPAERSSLGGLLRNVKLETGLIVGLILTLVGLVGDISVFRSWAGGDFGEFSQMRGVIFWSMWFFLGVQTMFSSFFLSMLGISRGTYIGDYDRR